One genomic window of Corynebacterium sp. sy039 includes the following:
- a CDS encoding ribonuclease domain-containing protein, producing MSGQSRSPKTTSKLIAGAGTTALALAGIWFGISHNNSTDNSTNDAHATSTKSARLPAGATQSAKAGRATLKNCELDTLPAEAEEVVADILQGGPYEFPETDGSHFGNYERKLPRQSSSYYREYTVETPGLGHRGEKRIVTGGGTETDPEVWYYTEDHYESFCAIPDAED from the coding sequence ATGAGTGGACAATCACGGTCACCCAAAACTACCTCAAAATTGATTGCCGGTGCTGGCACCACTGCACTCGCATTAGCCGGCATCTGGTTTGGCATTTCGCACAATAATTCCACCGATAATTCCACTAACGACGCTCATGCAACCAGCACAAAAAGCGCACGCCTACCCGCTGGTGCTACGCAATCCGCTAAGGCGGGTCGCGCAACACTCAAAAACTGTGAGCTGGATACTTTACCGGCAGAGGCCGAGGAAGTCGTAGCCGATATTTTGCAGGGTGGTCCCTATGAGTTTCCAGAGACTGATGGTTCTCACTTTGGCAACTATGAGCGCAAACTCCCCCGCCAAAGCAGTAGTTACTACCGCGAATATACCGTGGAAACCCCAGGTCTTGGGCACCGAGGAGAGAAAAGGATTGTCACAGGTGGCGGCACAGAAACCGACCCCGAGGTATGGTACTACACTGAGGATCATTACGAGAGTTTTTGCGCCATACCTGACGCTGAGGACTAA
- a CDS encoding deoxyguanosinetriphosphate triphosphohydrolase: MSYHYIDQDCQRRYSEGEKGSVLIAHTDTRHPFARDRARVLHSAALRRLADKTQVVAPGIGDTPRTRLTHSLEVAQIARGIGSGLGLNADLCEMAGLTHDIGHPPYGHNGERALDQVAQDCGGFEGNAQTLRILTRLEPKILDESDTSFGLNLTRAALDAACKYPRTKTNTDGSINKKYGCYDEDRDILTWIRQGHTDDRPCAEAQVMDFSDDIAYSVHDVEDGIIAGRITLSVLWDFVELAALAHKGARAFGGEPEQLIDAADRLRDLDVVASAAEFHGRLRDYTQLKAMTSQLVGRYVGAVVSATQEAAQGQPLGRMYGTVVIPEQVWAEVTLLKTIAVLYVMDQPAHLARQDRQRDRIFRVYDYFSAGGAGTLDPLFRLWWEQADTAAQRERVIIDQIASMTESRLERVAAQAAQWSGFLG; encoded by the coding sequence GTGAGCTACCACTACATTGATCAGGATTGTCAGCGCCGGTATTCAGAAGGGGAAAAGGGAAGTGTGCTCATTGCGCACACTGACACCCGTCACCCTTTTGCGCGTGATCGTGCGCGGGTGTTGCATTCTGCGGCGCTGCGTCGTTTAGCTGATAAAACACAGGTAGTGGCACCTGGGATTGGTGATACGCCGCGTACTCGGCTTACTCATTCTCTTGAAGTGGCACAAATAGCGCGTGGCATCGGTAGCGGGTTGGGCTTAAATGCTGATTTATGCGAGATGGCTGGTCTTACTCACGACATTGGGCATCCACCGTATGGGCATAATGGTGAGCGTGCGCTCGACCAGGTCGCACAAGACTGTGGTGGTTTTGAGGGAAATGCGCAAACGCTGCGGATTTTAACTCGCCTAGAGCCAAAGATTCTTGACGAGAGCGATACTTCTTTTGGGCTTAATCTCACCCGCGCAGCTCTCGACGCTGCCTGTAAATATCCGCGCACCAAAACCAATACCGATGGCAGTATCAATAAAAAATATGGTTGCTATGACGAAGACCGTGACATTCTTACGTGGATACGCCAGGGGCATACTGATGACCGTCCTTGTGCAGAGGCTCAGGTCATGGATTTTAGTGATGACATTGCGTATAGCGTCCACGATGTAGAAGATGGCATTATTGCTGGCAGAATCACATTAAGTGTGCTGTGGGACTTCGTCGAATTAGCTGCATTGGCGCATAAAGGGGCACGAGCTTTTGGCGGTGAACCAGAGCAGCTTATCGACGCCGCGGATCGCCTGCGCGATCTTGACGTAGTAGCCAGTGCCGCAGAATTCCACGGTAGGTTGCGTGACTACACTCAGCTCAAAGCAATGACTTCGCAGTTGGTGGGCAGATATGTAGGAGCAGTAGTAAGCGCTACCCAAGAAGCAGCTCAAGGGCAGCCATTGGGGCGAATGTATGGCACGGTAGTTATTCCTGAACAGGTATGGGCTGAGGTGACGTTGCTCAAAACCATTGCGGTGCTCTATGTGATGGATCAGCCTGCGCATTTAGCGCGTCAAGATCGGCAGCGCGACCGTATTTTTAGAGTCTACGATTATTTTTCCGCAGGTGGCGCTGGTACTCTTGACCCTCTCTTTCGCCTGTGGTGGGAGCAGGCTGATACTGCTGCACAACGTGAGCGAGTCATTATTGATCAAATTGCGTCAATGACAGAATCGCGTTTGGAGCGGGTAGCTGCTCAGGCGGCACAGTGGTCGGGTTTCCTGGGATAG
- a CDS encoding MFS transporter → MRRIERYYASSNMFDAFAGRTVDLITQLVVVNQLGFTGTELGFLSSLSIVLYLVSAVPIGKLVDSLDPIKVLIYALTVKAALLTAFAFLYLSGGLSFWTILVLQVLQSFVGIFIDNSQIITAVSIQKIVGNSKLVAQLESADKMIGIAAPGVVALIAAGEFYREGYIGAAALAMCALAMIAFPVRRMVQNVSDTNIDESSSQLEDTDGKGTLLSGFLFIAQSKERLIPVLLIAAGNLGLAFIDSPQSLFLLREVGMNPSGFSTLNIIDALAALFASVLVVRLIDRFDFAKMITLATFGQVLSALFFLFVVICDAPAFIFTAISGALWSIAATFINVSAMNYFVSQLPQGKIGVGLSSMRTFVMAVVPLGAILGGYSADRVGYAFSVIVWTAIAIATFLIGLSQFLGRKSAPSIEHDVDTEIA, encoded by the coding sequence ATGAGACGTATTGAACGATACTATGCCAGTTCCAATATGTTCGACGCTTTCGCCGGACGCACTGTAGATCTAATAACGCAACTTGTCGTAGTAAATCAGCTTGGATTCACGGGTACGGAGCTGGGATTTCTGAGTTCTCTCTCGATTGTCTTGTACTTAGTTTCCGCTGTACCCATTGGGAAGTTGGTCGACTCTTTAGACCCGATTAAGGTATTGATTTACGCCTTGACGGTTAAGGCTGCTCTCCTCACGGCATTTGCTTTTCTTTATTTGTCTGGAGGATTGTCATTTTGGACCATTCTGGTTCTTCAGGTTCTTCAATCGTTTGTCGGTATTTTCATCGACAACTCTCAAATAATTACAGCGGTATCAATCCAAAAAATTGTGGGAAATTCCAAGCTGGTTGCCCAGCTTGAATCTGCAGACAAGATGATCGGTATTGCTGCCCCTGGTGTGGTAGCACTGATTGCAGCAGGGGAATTCTATAGGGAAGGATATATTGGGGCAGCAGCACTCGCGATGTGTGCCCTAGCAATGATTGCATTCCCGGTAAGAAGAATGGTTCAGAATGTTAGCGATACCAACATTGACGAAAGCTCTAGCCAGCTAGAGGACACTGACGGTAAAGGAACGCTTCTTAGCGGCTTCTTATTCATTGCACAGAGTAAGGAACGTCTGATACCGGTACTACTCATTGCCGCAGGAAACCTTGGATTGGCCTTTATCGACTCTCCACAATCGCTGTTCTTGCTGCGGGAAGTAGGAATGAATCCGTCGGGCTTTTCAACCCTGAACATAATCGACGCCCTTGCAGCTCTTTTTGCATCAGTGTTGGTAGTACGACTCATTGACCGTTTCGATTTCGCAAAAATGATTACGCTAGCAACTTTTGGTCAGGTGCTCTCAGCACTGTTTTTTCTGTTCGTGGTTATTTGTGACGCGCCAGCATTCATTTTCACGGCAATTTCGGGCGCACTGTGGTCGATAGCAGCCACGTTCATCAACGTCTCCGCAATGAACTACTTTGTTAGCCAGCTGCCTCAAGGGAAAATCGGCGTGGGACTTTCTTCAATGCGAACGTTTGTTATGGCGGTGGTTCCACTAGGAGCAATCTTGGGTGGATATAGTGCAGATCGTGTGGGATACGCGTTCTCTGTCATCGTTTGGACTGCAATAGCTATTGCGACGTTTCTCATTGGGCTGAGTCAGTTTTTAGGACGAAAATCTGCTCCATCTATTGAGCACGATGTAGATACAGAAATCGCTTAA
- a CDS encoding TPM domain-containing protein, translated as MPTVFSSTSSSGFFAKAARLSCVAGISAVGITATPLYASATTPSTHLTYLAEAPASYPQSLTDADNVLSEEEKTRITQTITDVEQELGARIVVVIAKNFDGTNPTVWSSQVLSKNGGTQSNTAVYALSMEERKFAVQVGENWRGGSVDSLYENSIAVLQNDATAVGASIDAFLTAARDTSTYIPSTETNTSANSGNSALWLGAGVGSIALVGGGAWAYSRSRRKETHQQNLEAGRAIAPHKTEELEQLPLETLHTLAEEELVSTDESIRNAKQELELAQAEFGAERIRTFTRAMNHSTMTLQKAFSLMGQINSGRIKDPIEKRSVLVEIVSTCGLADDALDKEAENFAQLRNVLINAPELLDTITQKTIEARARLSAARQTLDTLNQTYPAEILESIVHNPDLAQVSIEQAEKNLEMGKALVAKPAGQQSGLVAAIRNAEEALAHADNSLSAIEHAQDNILLAKEQLPALKAEIDEEITEALHLREQGQQQGTAADWAELDAIVAAAQGALETVRNKKNDPLGSWTLLTDIDSRLDEQLDVLREQTSQHERQLRIFDQQAAAAQAAIQAANDFISTRGRVIGSRARTQLADAQQLFAQALQNRITHTRTATQQARQAAESAKSALRHARHDEDSYQRRNTGGGSGTSFLTGMVLGQILGGNSGGFGGGFGGGFGGGSGMGGSFGGGSGRSGSF; from the coding sequence ATGCCAACGGTTTTTTCTTCAACGTCATCATCAGGTTTCTTCGCTAAAGCTGCCCGCCTTAGCTGCGTCGCGGGGATAAGCGCTGTGGGTATTACTGCCACCCCACTCTATGCCAGTGCCACCACGCCTTCCACGCACCTGACTTACCTGGCTGAAGCACCAGCATCGTATCCGCAGTCGCTTACCGACGCAGATAATGTGCTCAGTGAAGAAGAAAAAACACGCATTACCCAGACCATCACTGATGTTGAGCAGGAACTAGGCGCTCGGATTGTCGTCGTTATTGCAAAAAACTTTGATGGCACTAATCCTACGGTGTGGAGCTCACAAGTATTGAGCAAAAACGGTGGCACACAATCAAATACCGCAGTGTATGCCTTGAGCATGGAGGAACGTAAATTTGCGGTTCAGGTTGGCGAGAATTGGCGTGGCGGCAGCGTCGATAGCCTCTATGAAAACAGTATTGCGGTACTCCAAAATGATGCCACTGCGGTCGGCGCATCTATCGATGCTTTCCTCACCGCAGCCCGAGATACTTCCACATATATACCAAGCACAGAAACGAATACCAGCGCAAACAGTGGTAACAGTGCGCTCTGGCTCGGGGCAGGAGTGGGCAGTATAGCTCTTGTCGGTGGTGGCGCATGGGCGTACAGCCGAAGCAGGCGCAAAGAAACACACCAGCAAAACCTCGAGGCTGGGCGCGCAATTGCACCGCATAAAACCGAGGAACTAGAACAGCTGCCGCTAGAAACCTTGCATACTTTGGCAGAAGAGGAATTGGTTTCCACCGATGAGTCAATCCGCAATGCAAAACAAGAACTAGAGCTTGCTCAGGCAGAGTTTGGTGCAGAACGTATCCGTACTTTTACTCGCGCAATGAACCACTCTACGATGACCTTGCAAAAAGCATTTTCGCTCATGGGTCAGATTAACTCCGGGCGTATCAAAGACCCAATTGAAAAACGCAGCGTCCTAGTAGAAATTGTCTCTACCTGCGGGCTTGCCGACGACGCTCTCGATAAAGAAGCAGAAAACTTTGCACAACTGCGCAATGTGCTCATCAACGCACCAGAGTTGCTCGACACAATCACCCAGAAAACTATCGAGGCGAGGGCACGCCTTAGCGCAGCACGACAAACCTTGGATACCCTCAATCAGACGTACCCAGCAGAAATTCTTGAATCCATTGTGCACAATCCTGACCTAGCTCAGGTAAGTATCGAGCAGGCCGAGAAAAACCTCGAAATGGGTAAAGCTCTTGTGGCTAAACCTGCTGGGCAACAGAGTGGTTTAGTAGCAGCGATTCGTAATGCGGAAGAAGCATTAGCACACGCTGATAATTCTTTGAGCGCCATTGAGCACGCACAAGACAATATCTTGTTGGCGAAAGAACAACTGCCTGCACTCAAAGCAGAAATCGATGAAGAAATCACCGAGGCATTACACCTGCGCGAACAAGGACAACAGCAAGGCACAGCTGCAGACTGGGCCGAACTTGACGCTATCGTCGCTGCTGCACAAGGCGCACTCGAAACAGTACGAAATAAGAAAAACGATCCGCTTGGCTCGTGGACACTACTGACCGACATTGACTCTCGTCTAGACGAACAACTCGATGTGCTACGCGAGCAAACAAGCCAGCATGAGCGTCAGCTGCGGATTTTTGACCAGCAAGCCGCAGCAGCACAAGCAGCAATCCAAGCCGCTAATGACTTCATCTCTACGCGTGGTCGTGTCATTGGTTCTCGTGCACGCACTCAGCTTGCCGACGCCCAGCAACTCTTTGCCCAAGCCCTACAAAATAGAATCACGCACACACGCACTGCTACCCAGCAAGCTCGACAAGCAGCAGAAAGTGCGAAAAGTGCATTGCGTCATGCGCGTCATGATGAGGATTCTTATCAGCGTCGCAATACTGGTGGTGGCTCCGGTACCTCTTTCCTCACTGGCATGGTGCTCGGGCAGATTCTCGGCGGAAACTCCGGCGGATTTGGCGGCGGTTTCGGCGGTGGTTTCGGTGGCGGCTCTGGTATGGGTGGTAGCTTTGGCGGCGGTAGTGGTCGCAGCGGCAGCTTCTAA
- a CDS encoding glycine--tRNA ligase, translating into MATNTVIDTVVNLCKRRGLVYPCGEIYGGTRSAWDYGPLGVELKENIKRQWWRSMVTSRPDVVGVDTSVILPRQTWVSSGHVEVFTDPLVESLHTHKRYRADHLLEAYEEKHGHPPANGLADINDPETGQPGAWTEPKAFSGLLKTFLGPVDDEEGLHYLRPETAQGIFVNFKNVMTSARMKPPFGIANIGKSFRNEITPGNFIFRTREFEQMEMEFFVKPGEDEQWHQHWIDARHQWYIDLGIKPENLRLYEHPKEKLSHYSKRTVDVEYAFGFQGSKWGELEGVANRTDYDLRVHSEGSGEDLSYFDQETGERWIPYVIEPAAGLGRSMMAFLVDAYHEDEAPNAKGGVDKRVVLKLDYRLAPVKVAVLPLSKKEPLTAKAQELAAQLRAIWNIDYDTSGAIGRRYRRQDEIGTPFCVTVDFDTLEDNAVTVRERDTMEQERVPLDELQAYLASRLIGC; encoded by the coding sequence ATGGCAACAAATACTGTCATTGATACTGTGGTAAACCTTTGCAAGCGTCGTGGGCTTGTGTATCCCTGTGGTGAGATCTACGGTGGTACTCGTTCTGCTTGGGATTATGGTCCACTTGGCGTGGAATTAAAAGAAAACATTAAGCGTCAGTGGTGGAGGTCAATGGTTACGTCGCGCCCTGATGTTGTGGGTGTGGATACTTCCGTTATTTTGCCACGACAAACATGGGTTTCTTCAGGTCACGTTGAGGTATTTACTGACCCGTTGGTGGAGTCGTTGCATACTCACAAGCGTTATCGTGCGGATCATCTTTTGGAGGCTTATGAAGAAAAGCATGGTCATCCTCCTGCAAATGGTTTAGCAGATATTAACGATCCAGAAACCGGGCAGCCGGGTGCGTGGACAGAACCAAAGGCTTTTTCTGGATTGCTCAAAACTTTCCTGGGTCCAGTCGACGACGAAGAAGGTTTGCACTATCTTCGTCCAGAAACTGCTCAAGGCATTTTCGTTAATTTTAAGAATGTGATGACCTCGGCTCGTATGAAGCCGCCTTTTGGTATTGCCAATATCGGTAAGTCGTTTAGGAATGAAATCACCCCGGGTAACTTTATTTTCCGTACTCGTGAGTTTGAGCAGATGGAAATGGAGTTTTTTGTTAAGCCGGGTGAAGATGAGCAATGGCACCAGCACTGGATTGACGCTCGCCACCAGTGGTACATTGACCTGGGGATTAAGCCAGAAAATCTGCGCCTTTATGAGCACCCTAAAGAGAAATTGTCTCATTACTCAAAGCGTACTGTTGACGTGGAATATGCTTTTGGGTTCCAAGGCTCTAAGTGGGGCGAGCTAGAGGGTGTTGCGAATCGTACTGATTATGATTTGCGTGTTCATTCCGAGGGCTCCGGGGAAGATCTGAGCTATTTCGACCAGGAGACGGGCGAGCGTTGGATTCCTTATGTTATTGAGCCTGCTGCTGGTCTTGGGCGTTCAATGATGGCATTTTTGGTGGATGCTTATCATGAGGATGAGGCTCCTAATGCTAAGGGTGGCGTCGATAAGCGTGTGGTGTTAAAGCTCGATTATCGTTTGGCACCGGTGAAAGTTGCGGTGTTGCCGTTGAGTAAGAAGGAGCCGTTGACTGCTAAGGCGCAGGAGCTTGCGGCACAATTGCGGGCGATTTGGAATATCGATTATGACACTTCTGGTGCGATTGGTCGCCGTTATCGTCGCCAAGATGAGATTGGTACGCCATTCTGTGTCACGGTTGATTTTGACACGCTTGAGGATAATGCGGTGACTGTGCGTGAACGTGACACGATGGAGCAGGAGCGCGTGCCACTTGATGAGCTGCAGGCTTATTTGGCTTCTCGGTTGATTGGTTGCTAA
- a CDS encoding VIT1/CCC1 transporter family protein — MSGAQDTNHNYSGDGKRSEHPRSQSQPSAKQIRRWQQYLANERAEAAVYRELAKHKEGEEKDILLSIADAEARHEQHWRTLLGDEVGFPRRPDLSTRFLGFLARRFGSVFALAMMQASEARSPYGADDDATEQMRADEAIHAEVVRGLAARGRERMSGNFRAAVFGANDGLVSNLALVLGVMASGVSSHIVLITGISGLLSGALSMGAGEYISVKSQNELLEASTPHPETTKAVPQLDVDANELALVYRARGMSEESAQEKADSVFAHLATMQNSAHNSAEHMAAVDIGLATHTAANTGGAWSAAVSSFLCFGTGALIPIIPFILGLGAPTAGICALVLVGFSLMITGAITGILSGKPPLKRAMRQLLIGFAAAGVTYALGSIFGVSVA; from the coding sequence ATGAGCGGTGCGCAGGATACAAACCATAACTATTCGGGAGATGGTAAGCGATCTGAGCACCCAAGATCGCAGTCGCAGCCTAGTGCCAAGCAGATTAGACGTTGGCAACAGTATCTTGCTAATGAACGTGCCGAAGCAGCAGTGTATCGGGAACTGGCAAAGCACAAAGAGGGCGAAGAAAAAGACATTTTGCTGAGCATTGCGGATGCTGAGGCGCGCCATGAGCAACATTGGCGAACATTATTGGGTGATGAAGTGGGGTTTCCGCGCCGTCCCGACTTATCGACGCGTTTTCTGGGGTTTTTGGCGCGCAGATTTGGTTCGGTTTTTGCTTTGGCAATGATGCAAGCCTCGGAAGCCCGCAGCCCTTATGGTGCTGACGACGATGCCACAGAACAAATGCGTGCTGATGAAGCCATCCATGCAGAGGTGGTGCGCGGTTTGGCTGCCCGGGGCAGGGAGCGCATGAGTGGTAATTTCCGTGCTGCGGTTTTTGGCGCCAATGATGGTTTGGTGTCTAATTTGGCGTTGGTGTTGGGGGTGATGGCCAGTGGTGTTTCCTCTCATATTGTGCTTATCACGGGGATATCTGGGTTGCTTTCTGGAGCATTGTCGATGGGGGCGGGGGAGTATATTTCAGTAAAAAGCCAGAATGAATTATTGGAGGCTTCGACGCCTCATCCAGAGACTACAAAAGCGGTGCCGCAGCTTGATGTGGATGCTAATGAATTAGCGTTGGTATATCGTGCTCGTGGTATGAGTGAAGAATCTGCTCAAGAAAAAGCTGATTCAGTTTTTGCTCATTTGGCTACTATGCAGAACTCGGCGCATAATAGCGCGGAACATATGGCTGCCGTGGATATTGGCTTGGCTACGCATACAGCAGCTAATACAGGTGGGGCGTGGTCGGCAGCAGTGTCGAGTTTTTTGTGCTTTGGCACTGGCGCTCTTATTCCCATTATTCCGTTTATTTTGGGGCTTGGCGCACCGACGGCAGGAATATGTGCTTTGGTTTTGGTGGGTTTTTCTTTGATGATAACGGGGGCAATTACGGGTATTTTGTCTGGTAAACCTCCGCTCAAGCGAGCTATGCGACAGCTACTCATTGGGTTTGCTGCTGCTGGGGTGACATATGCACTCGGTTCGATTTTCGGGGTTAGCGTCGCTTAG
- a CDS encoding isoprenyl transferase, protein MSNAPEITQPDRAQPPHIPSQFLPQHIALVMDGNGRWAQERGLARTEGHKRGEAVLLEMVRACLELGVPYLSAYAFSTENWRRSAEEVRFLMGFNRDVLRRQRDILHEWGVRIRWAGRRPRLWRSVIREIEQAQQLTQHNTKMTLTMCINYGGRAEIVDGVREIARQVAAGELSADAISEKNFPQFLYQPDMPDVDLFLRPSGEKRTSNFLLWHSAYAEMVYQNKLFPDYTAADLYDAVLEYAQRDRRFGGTSK, encoded by the coding sequence GTGAGTAATGCACCTGAGATAACACAGCCTGACAGGGCACAGCCGCCGCATATTCCTAGCCAATTTTTACCACAGCATATTGCACTTGTGATGGACGGCAATGGTCGGTGGGCACAAGAACGTGGTCTGGCTCGTACGGAAGGGCACAAGCGTGGTGAGGCTGTGCTGCTGGAGATGGTGCGTGCGTGCTTGGAATTGGGCGTGCCTTACTTATCTGCTTATGCTTTTTCCACGGAGAATTGGCGCAGATCTGCTGAGGAAGTTCGTTTCCTCATGGGGTTTAACCGTGATGTGCTCAGGAGGCAACGCGATATTCTCCATGAATGGGGAGTGCGGATTCGTTGGGCAGGCAGACGCCCACGGTTGTGGCGCAGCGTAATCCGAGAGATTGAACAAGCCCAACAGCTCACGCAGCATAACACAAAGATGACGCTGACCATGTGCATTAACTACGGTGGTCGAGCAGAGATCGTCGACGGCGTGCGTGAGATTGCTCGGCAGGTGGCGGCAGGTGAGCTGAGCGCGGATGCGATTAGCGAGAAGAACTTTCCCCAGTTTTTGTATCAGCCGGATATGCCAGATGTGGATTTGTTTTTGCGCCCCTCGGGAGAAAAGCGCACCTCGAACTTTTTGTTATGGCATAGTGCGTATGCGGAAATGGTGTATCAAAATAAACTGTTTCCAGATTACACAGCAGCTGATCTCTATGATGCGGTATTAGAATATGCGCAGCGTGATCGCCGTTTTGGGGGTACTAGCAAATGA
- the recO gene encoding DNA repair protein RecO yields MVARGQSYRERAFVVRSFDFNEADRIIVLLTKNHGLIRGVAKGVRRAKSRFGSRLQPFVELDVQLYPGKNLESITGADTITYFGSGIIDDVTRYLAASAVLEAVEKLSEASFAEEESLFDLVKDTIATLQHHEHPLLILDSFLLQVMDMTGWQPSLFACAQCGRAGPHHAFHPGAGGAVCVQCRPSGAADIDPEVLHIMWLLQHGHQGQVDQLLDKQRLASVHRLTRAYLQWHVEKSLSSLNVLDQA; encoded by the coding sequence GTGGTTGCTCGTGGTCAATCTTATCGAGAGCGTGCTTTTGTGGTGCGCTCTTTTGATTTTAATGAAGCGGATCGCATTATTGTTTTGCTCACAAAAAATCATGGTCTTATTCGTGGCGTAGCCAAAGGAGTACGTCGAGCAAAAAGCAGGTTTGGTTCTAGACTGCAACCTTTTGTAGAGCTTGATGTCCAGCTGTACCCGGGTAAAAACCTTGAGTCCATAACTGGGGCAGATACTATTACGTATTTCGGCTCAGGCATTATCGACGACGTGACGCGGTATTTAGCAGCTAGTGCGGTATTGGAGGCCGTCGAAAAGCTCAGCGAAGCAAGTTTTGCTGAGGAAGAATCCCTATTCGATCTGGTCAAGGATACGATTGCCACATTACAGCACCATGAACATCCGTTATTGATTCTGGATAGTTTTTTACTGCAGGTTATGGATATGACTGGCTGGCAGCCAAGTCTTTTTGCTTGCGCGCAATGTGGGCGGGCTGGTCCGCATCATGCTTTTCATCCCGGTGCTGGGGGTGCGGTGTGTGTGCAGTGTCGTCCGAGTGGTGCGGCAGATATCGATCCAGAGGTTTTGCATATTATGTGGCTATTGCAGCATGGGCACCAGGGGCAGGTAGATCAGTTGCTCGACAAACAACGTTTGGCTAGTGTGCATCGACTTACGCGTGCCTATTTGCAGTGGCACGTCGAAAAAAGTTTGAGCAGTCTTAATGTTTTGGATCAAGCGTAG
- the era gene encoding GTPase Era, with protein sequence MSYTEVPADFRSGFISFVGRPNTGKSTLTNALVGQKIAITANQPETTRHPIRGIVHHEKAQIVVVDTPGLHRPRTLLGERLNEVVKDTYADMDLIGVTIPADEKIGPGDRWIIESVRRVAPKTKLIGIVTKIDKVSRDQVGEQLIAVHELLGSDSEVVPVSAVTGQQRDVLIDVIISQLPQGPKFYPDDHITDDDTETRIAELIREAALRGLKDELPHSVAVQVDEILPDDDRPGTLNVHAVIYVERPGQKTIIIGKQGRRLSRIVYEARPEIMKLLGQNIYLDLRIKVLKNWQGDPKQLGRLGF encoded by the coding sequence GTGTCGTACACCGAAGTGCCAGCAGATTTCCGTTCTGGTTTTATTAGTTTTGTGGGTCGTCCTAATACTGGAAAATCCACTCTTACCAATGCTTTGGTAGGGCAGAAAATTGCTATTACTGCCAACCAGCCCGAAACAACTCGTCACCCTATTCGTGGTATTGTGCACCATGAAAAGGCGCAGATTGTCGTCGTTGATACGCCGGGGTTGCACCGTCCTCGCACATTATTGGGTGAGCGTCTCAATGAGGTGGTTAAGGATACGTATGCCGATATGGATCTCATTGGGGTTACTATTCCTGCAGATGAGAAAATTGGTCCTGGTGATCGTTGGATTATTGAGTCGGTGCGTCGGGTAGCGCCTAAAACAAAGCTCATTGGGATTGTTACCAAAATTGATAAGGTATCGCGGGATCAGGTTGGCGAGCAGCTTATTGCTGTGCATGAATTGCTTGGTTCGGATAGTGAAGTGGTGCCGGTATCTGCGGTGACTGGACAGCAGCGTGATGTGCTGATCGACGTTATCATCTCTCAGTTGCCCCAAGGCCCAAAGTTCTATCCTGATGATCACATTACTGACGACGATACCGAGACTCGTATTGCGGAGCTGATTCGTGAAGCTGCATTGCGTGGGCTCAAAGATGAATTACCGCACTCTGTGGCGGTGCAGGTTGATGAGATTCTTCCCGATGATGATCGCCCCGGTACGCTTAATGTTCATGCGGTCATTTATGTGGAGCGACCTGGGCAAAAGACAATCATTATTGGTAAGCAAGGGCGTCGATTATCGCGTATTGTCTATGAGGCACGTCCTGAGATTATGAAACTCCTTGGGCAAAATATCTATCTTGACCTGCGTATCAAAGTGCTTAAGAATTGGCAGGGGGATCCGAAACAGCTAGGTAGATTAGGGTTCTAG